In the genome of Armatimonadota bacterium, the window CTGGCCTCACCGCCGGTTTCCTCGCCCCACACCGGCCGTATGTGGCCGCGGTACTGGCGCAGGCGGTGGCGGCCGCCTGGGCGGCCGCGGCGTCGGCACTCGACTGGTGGAGGCCTCAGCTGTGGGGCGTCGCCGGCATGCCCCTTGGCATCCCGCTCGCGCTGTGGGCGGCGCTCGTCGTCGACCCGCGGGCTGCCGCCCGCCGGCCGGCACTGGGCTGGATGCAGGACCTCTCCTACGTGCTGGCCTACCTGCACACCGTCTTCGCCACGCTCCCCGTCCCGCTGCGCTGGCTCCCCTCCCCCTTCGGCTCCCTGATCGGCTGGGCGGCCCCGGCAGTCTTCTTCCTGCATGTCGCGCGGCGGAACCGACGGGCCCGTGGCCTCGCGGCCCACACCTGAGCTGCCGGTGGTCACCAACGAGATCGGGCAGCACGACGATGATCCGCAGACGACCACGGCCCTGCTCAGGGCGGTAGCGGACCTGCGGCTGCCTCACGCGGTGTGGTTCAGCATCGACGCCGCGCGGGCCCGGGCGCTGATGAACCCCGACGGGACTCTACGCTTGACCGGGGAGGCCTTCCGCGTGTTCACGCAGCAACACCCGCCGCGGTGAGGTCCGGACGCAACGTCTCAGGCTTGCCGCCGACCCCGTGCGCCGTCTCGACCACGGCCGCCGCCTGGTCATCCTGGACGAGATTCAAAAAGCGCCCGACCTCCTGGACGCCGTCAAGCTGTTGGCCGATCGCGGCGAGGGGCGCCGCTTCCTCCTCCTCGGGTCGTTTCAGATCCTGTTGCTCCAGCGTGTACGCGAGACGCTGGCGGGGCGCGCCACCCTCCTCGAACTCTGGCCGCTGGCGCTCGCCGAGAAGGTCGACGCTCCGCAGGTGCCGAAGAGGAGCACGAACCCCTCCCGGGCCCGGAGCCGGTGAGGAGATCCCGGCCGGCGAGGAGATCCTCCCGCCTGTCGAGGAAACTTGCTGTCCGAGAGGTCCCCCATGGAACACCCCGAGGCCCTCCCGCCGGAGACCCTGCACCAGGCCGCCCGGCTCGTGGACGAAGGCGTCCGGCTCCACCGCGCCGGGAAGGCCGCCGAGGCCCGCGACCGGTTCACCCGCGCGCTCGCCCTGGCCCCTCTCCCCTCGGCCCGCAACAACCTGGCCGTCATCGCCCTCGACGTGGACGGGCGTCCCGCGGAGGCCCTGGAGTGGCTCGCGCCCCAACTCGGATCCGGGGCGCAGGGGCATCCCTTCGCCCACGCCCTGGCGGTGCGCGCGCACGTGGCCCTCGGCGACGCCGCCCGGGCCGCGGCGCACCTCCACGAGGCGGTGAAGGGCTTCGAGCAGGGGCTGCCGCTCCAACCGCCCGGGGTCGCCACGCGCACCTTCCAGGAGTACACGGCGGTGATCATCGGCGCGGCGGGCGCGCTGGGGGAAGACCGCCAGGCGTGGGACCTCTACCGCCGGTGGCA includes:
- a CDS encoding AAA family ATPase translates to MRRLDHGRRLVILDEIQKAPDLLDAVKLLADRGEGRRFLLLGSFQILLLQRVRETLAGRATLLELWPLALAEKVDAPQVPKRSTNPSRARSR